The Megalops cyprinoides isolate fMegCyp1 chromosome 22, fMegCyp1.pri, whole genome shotgun sequence genome contains a region encoding:
- the LOC118769538 gene encoding interferon-induced very large GTPase 1-like encodes MSLPVPCEREEGSADSDEPLKAAAPESLQEAADLKSRSVQVKRPGSPICQSVMSVDSMDQPPMLSGDSTGGPSYPEPGDLACDFCTGRKLRAVKYCLTCTASYCETHVRQHYTVAALQRHTLVEADGDLEHRLCQQHHRALEVFCETDQMLICKTCLEELVCDLGLQHHLKEKLTLSAVLEIDGETIRNDTVGSLASLPWCFLKKLMMMNVTARSVRCAGPQDLDSLLCGDDDDDDDTVDENEVNPLDLITALFLCSDSFLQQEMALKMSMCQFSVPLLLPNCDTQQPTLMLWAMRDIVKKLRPHSLMDSKSFVESYIVLTELPLISFVKLGNSSWSKSWILNQVLHSSQQNCNTFIHYNMECGDTSRRISDGLVEVSWYLPSGNINSDIFPEPVAVANLRGDISAFETQFSFLCQTSAAVFVFCDDLESNSKLLKTQNISDRLYLVCNSAGTNFKMDNVKRHASELLIQPGHILKKDRKVNDAEFVRRIRVTVNNVMKGNCKKTSIEQMSSTAHGIGIPVDEDSVHCKEAKQKADEITAGITDILQYKESQLPLQGEICKQLAKLEKEECRLKEAGDTDIELYKSELCKKKDELREEQRAHGMSDTMSRFTSALSSPREERSYFLKWLKFNLDNLSLTYMSGLRQRYKELCQNSSENRGLIADLDRQISSSSLGVEHFLMEMGQLYEATSSLPENHPSRQQMQNLPRLCAQLLLDGFPVELVDGDASNIPLQWIKAVLTELHSLTQSNSKIRVVTVLGVQSTGKSTLLNTMFGVQFAVSSGRCTRGAFMLLIRVRENFRKQLGCDFLMVIDTEGLKSPELAQLADSYEHDNELATLVVGLSDITIVNVAMENATEMKDILQIVVHAFLRMKEVGKKPCCQFVHQNVADVSAHAKNLRDRQLLLKQLNEMTHVAARMEGKAENKAFTDVMDFDPERNTRYIPGLWHGNPPMAPVSSGYSEAVNEFKSSMTEALKELKGTRPAHTIPEFLEWTRSLWKAVKYENFIFSFQNSLVANAYTKLCTEFNKWEWDFRKQMHYWVTKAETRVSNFGAVTLTAQHNSNLDDLLTDLKKEATVELDREEKQILGKITEYFKRQEGHIYLVERYREEFMNSAKSLKREMQPVVVMKLELAVDLKKVMAIVEDIKKQHKTIMEGNVLKLLGVCREAKMSDQQLEQEFEQMWKETMEKLSFRGLHRQNVGPEIYSLLRFNLKIKRGSVHEMLSEVSRLDECGEETFIVSDGHFAVKFQNDFDKNDHTRKIQIMADRLIKHSRKFISDNVGTKTDFHRTYIMELLEMIDEHLDTHRNLQLTADFEASLKIHICGHAAREFQQMHDAFIRDNDPRQCLEKFKQQYSSDFMDRFHERRQCYRTAEEFTIKCLEPAVREYVCKALGPDIVDELLTGNEAIKFSTRSFFQFSILNQLLTENNFDKLVQYIWHYEDFVKEWIFSQILDNFSREECSITNIESRHLREAITKIKAAVESKATRKSEEDMNICHFIQDICSNLSDILIIPKDALDAVTILNSAKTKQFSDSLLGFIDEMEQSLSAEFHSNKDVRTRLTTLPFKPQDELFRRLFGCGKQCPFCMAPCEAGRESHTEHFTSMHRPQGLGRFKQTLPQELVLAFCSSCVASEMTFCSSETKGEYHPYKDYRKFYPDWRIQPDTSIQASAYWKYVFAKFNTQFAKVYEAEPAALPAEWKSITKEQAMESLEETFMMKRQEKK; translated from the coding sequence AAACCTGCTTGGAGGAGCTGGTGTGTGACCTGGGACTGCAGCATCACCTGAAGGAGAAGCTAACCCTGAGTGCAGTGCTGGAGATCGACGGCGAGACCATAAGAAATGACACTGTGGGGTCTTTAGCATCCCTGCCATGGTGCTTTCTGAAGaagctgatgatgatgaatgtgaCAGCCAGGAGTGTCAGATGTGCTGGACCTCAGGACCTGGACAGCTTGCTgtgtggtgatgatgatgatgatgatgacactGTGGATGAAAATGAGGTGAACCCCCTGGACCTCATAACTGCTCTGTTCCTGTGCTCAGACAGCTTCCTTCAGCAGGAAATGGCTTTGAAAATGTCCATGTGCCAgttctctgttcctctgctgCTGCCCAACTGTGACACCCAACAGCCCACTCTGATGCTGTGGGCCATGAGGGACATTGTGAAAAAGCTCAGGCCTCATTCATTAATGGACTCTAAAAGCTTTGTGGAGAGTTACATCGTACTCACTGAACTACCCTTGATATCCTTTGTCAAGCTGGGAAACAGCAGCTGGTCAAAATCATGGATTCTAAACCAAGTTTTACACAGTTCTCAGCAGAACTGCAACACTTTCATTCACTACAACATGGAGTGTGGAGATACCTCAAGGAGGATCTCTGATGGGCTGGTGGAAGTCAGCTGGTATCTGCCCTCTGGGAACATTAACAGTGACATCTTCCCTGAGCCAGTGGCAGTAGCTAATCTCCGTGGAGACATCAGTGCTTTTGAGACCCAGTTCTCTTTCCTCTGTCAAACAtcagctgctgtgtttgtgttctgtgatgATTTGGAATCGAACAGTAAGTTGTTGAAAACCCAGAACATCAGTGACAGGTTGTATTTAGTTTGCAATTCTGCGGGCACAAATTTCAAAATGGACAATGTCAAAAGGCATGCTAGTGAACTGTTGATCCAACCTGGTCACATCCTaaagaaagacaggaaggtgAACGATGCAGAATTTGTCAGAAGAATACGTGTCACAGTGAATAATGTTATGAAAGGGAACTGTAAAAAAACCAGCATTGAGCAGATGTCTAGCACTGCACATGGAATAGGAATACCTGTGGATGAGGACAGTGTCCACTGTAAGGAGGCCAAGCAGAAGGCTGATGAGATCACAGCTGGAATTACTGACATTCTGCAGTACAAAGAGAGCCAGCTGCCGCTGCAGGGGGAGATCTGCAAACAGCTGGCCAAACTGGAGAAGGAGGAGTGCAGGCTGAAAGAGGCAGGGGATACGGATATCGAGCTGTACAAGAGTGAACTCTGTAAGAAGAAGGATGAACtcagggaggagcagagggcTCATGGCATGTCAGACACCATGTCCCGTTTCACCTCTGCATTATCGAGTCCCAGAGAGGAGCGCTCCTATTTCCTCAAGTGGCTGAAGTTCAACCTGGACAACCTGTCCCTGACATACATGTCAGGCCTCCGGCAGAGGTACAAAGAGCTCTGCCAGAATTCCTCAGAAAATAGAGGACTCATCGCTGACTTGGACAGACagatctccagcagctccttggGGGTAGAGCACTTCCTGATGGAAATGGGGCAGCTCTATGAGGCGACCAGCTCACTGCCTGAAAACCATCCCTCCAGGCAGCAGATGCAGAACCTGCCCAGACTCTgtgctcagctgctgctggatggGTTTCCAGTGGAGCTGGTAGATGGTGATGCCTCTAACATCCCTCTGCAGTGGATAAAGGCAGTCTTGACTGAGCTCCACAGTCTGACTCAGTCTAACAGTAAGATCCGTGTGGTCACTGTGCTGGGGGTCCAGAGCACTGGGAAGTCCACTCTGCTCAACACCATGTTCGGGGTGCAGTTTGCTGTCAGCAGTGGCAGGTGCACAAGAGGTGCCTTCATGCTGCTCATCAGAGTCAGGGAGAATTTTAGAAAGCAGCTTGGCTGTGACTTCCTCATGGTCATTGACACAGAAGGGTTAAAGTCACCAGAACTGGCCCAGCTGGCTGACAGTTATGAGCACGATAATGAACTGGCCACTCTGGTGGTGGGActgagtgacatcacaatcGTCAACGTCGCCATGGAGAATGCTACAGAGATGAAGGACATTCTGCAGATTGTGGTGCATGCCTTCCTGCGCATGAAGGAGGTGGGGAAGAAACCCTGCTGTCAGTTTGTGCATCAGAACGTGGCAGATGTTTCTGCCCATGCCAAGAACCTGAGGGACAGACAGCTTCTCCTGAAGCAGCTGAATGAGATGACCCATGTAGCTGCCAGGATGGAGGGAAAGGCTGAGAACAAGGCATTTACAGATGTGATGGATTTTGACCCAGAGAGGAACACCAGGTACATCCCTGGCCTTTGGCATGGTAACCCTCCCATGGCACCGGTCAGTTCAGGTTACAGTGAGGCTGTGAATGAGTTCAAGAGCAGCATGACTGAGGCATTAAAAGAGCTCAAAGGCACAAGACCTGCACACACAATTCCTGAGTTCCTAGAATGGACCAGGAGCTTGTGGAAGGCAGTGAAGTACGAGAACTTCATCTTCAGCTTCCAGAACAGTCTAGTGGCTAATGCTTACACCAAGCTCTGTACAGAATTTAACAAGTGGGAGTGGGATTTCAGAAAACAGATGCACTACTGGGTGACAAAGGCTGAAACTAGAGTGTCAAACTTTGGTGCAGTAACCCTAACTGCTCAGCACAATTCCAACCTGGATGACCTGTTGACCGATCTGAAAAAGGAGGCTACTGTTGAactggacagagaggagaaacagattTTAGGCAAGATAACTGAATATTTCAAGAGACAGGAGGGCCATATATACCTAGTGGAGAGGTACAGGGAGGAGTTCATGAACAGTGCCAAGAGCCTGAAGAGAGAGATGCAGCCTGTAGTGGTGATGAAGCTTGAGTTAGCTGTGGACCTTAAAAAGGTGATGGCCATTGTGGAAGACATcaagaaacaacacaaaaccatCATGGAGGGGAATGTGCTGAAATTACTAGGTGTGTGCAGGGAGGCTAAGATGTCAgaccagcagctggagcaggagttTGAGCAGATGTGGAAGGAGACGATGGAGAAGCTGTCTTTCAGAGGCCTTCACAGACAAAATGTTGGTCCAGAAATTTACAGCCTGTTAAGATTCAACTTGAAGATAAAAAGAGGCTCTGTCCATGAAATGCTGTCTGAAGTCAGTCGTTTGGATGAATGTGGAGAAGAAACATTTATTGTTAGTGATGGACATTTTGCAGtgaaatttcaaaatgactttGATAAAAATGACCATACCaggaaaatacaaataatggctGACCGCTTGATAAAGCATAGCAGGAAGTTCATTTCAGACAATGTtggaacaaaaacagatttCCACAGAACATACATCATGGAGCTTTTGGAAATGATAGACGAGCACCTGGACACCCACAGAAACTTGCAGCTCACTGCTGACTTTGAGGCCTCTCTGAAGATTCACATCTGTGGGCATGCAGCCAGGGAATTCCAGCAAATGCATGATGCTTTCATCAGGGACAATGACCCTCGACAGTGCCTGGAGAAATTCAAACAGCAGTACTCCTCAGACTTTATGGACCGTTTTCATGAAAGACGGCAATGTTATAGAACAGCTGAAGAGTTCACAATAAAATGCCTGGAACCTGCAGTGAGGGAATATGTCTGTAAAGCTCTGGGACCAGATATAGTGGATGAGCTTCTGACAGGAAATGAAGCCATTAAATTCAGCACTCGCTCCTTTTTCCAGTTCTCTATTCTGAATCAGCTGCTTACAGAGAACAATTTTGACAAGCTTGTTCAATACATCTGGCACTATGAGGACTTTGTTAAGGAGTGGATATTTAGTCAGATATTGGATAACTTCTCCAGAGAAGAATGCAGCATTACGAACATTGAATCCAGACACCTGAGGGAGGCCATCACGAAGATTAAGGCAGCAGTTGAGAGTAAAGCAACAAGAAAGAGTGAAGAGGACATGAATATCTGTCACTTCATCCAGGATATCTGCAGTAATCTGAGTGACATCCTGATCATCCCCAAAGATGCACTGGATGCAGTTACAATCCTAAACAGTGCTAAGACCAAGCAGTTTTCTGATTCTCTGCTGGGCTTCATAGATGAAATGGAACAGTCCCTGAGTGCAGAGTTCCACAGTAATAAGGATGTGAGAACCAGGCTGACCACACTGCCCTTCAAACCCCAGGATGAGCTCTTCAGGAGGCTGTTTGGCTGTGGGAAGCAGTGTCCATTTTGCATGGCCCCTTGTGAGGCTGGCAGGGAGAGTCACACAGAGCACTTCACCTCAATGCACCGTCCACAAGGGCTTGGAAGATTCAAGCAGACACTCCCACAGGAATTAGTCCTTGCTTTCTGCTCTTCTTGTGTAGCTAGTGAAATGACATTCTGCAGCAGTGAAACAAAGGGAGAGTATCATCCATATAAGGACTATCGGAAATTTTACCCTGACTGGCGCATCCAGCCTGACACCAGCATCCAGGCCTCAGCCTACTGGAAATACGTCTTTGCCAAGTTCAACACACAGTTTGCAAAGGTGTATGAAGCAGAGCCTGCTGCCCTGCCAGCAGAGTGGAAATCTATAACCAAAGAGCAAGCAATGGAGAGCCTGGAGGAGACATTCATGATgaaaagacaggagaaaaaatga